CGTACGGCTTCCTCGTCTCGCGGCGCGCTTCGAGCGCGTCTTCCTGACCGCGTCGCGACCACTCGGTTACCGTTGGACGTTCAACCACTAGGCAACTCCCCTTTCCGTGGTACGACCCGAGTGTGGGTCCATGCAACGACGCACGCTACTCGGGACGGCGACGGCATCGACACTCGCGGCGATCAGCGGCTGCCTCGGCAGTCTCACGGGCGACGGCTCCACGGGGACGCTCGCGACGCACGTGAGCGACGACCCCGGCGACATCGCGGACTTCGAGTCCTGCGTCGTCACCGTCACCGCGATCGACGTCATGTCCGCGGCCGAGGACGCCAAGGAACCCGAGACCATCGAGGTCGACGACGCCGAGGTCGACCTGACGGAGGTGAAGAACGAGAAGTCCCAGCTCGTGAGCGAAGCCGAGCTCGACGCCGAGGACTACGAGTGGCTGCGCGTCGCCGTGAGCGACGACGTCGACGCGACGCTCGCGGACGGCGGCGGCGACGCCGAAGTGAAGGTTCCGAGCAACGGCCTGAAGATGAACAAGGAGTTCGAGATCCGCGCGGACGAGACGACGTCGTTCACGGCCGACTTCACGCCCGTCAAGCGCGGACAGGGGTCGTCGTACAACATCAAGCCGGTGTCGAACGAGGTCACGGTCACCTACGAAAGCGAGGGGACGGGGACCGGCACGAAGGCGACGAGTACGACCGTGTCGTCCGAGGACGGCACGGACACCACGACGGGCTGACCACGCGACTGCCTGCACTGCTCGCACGCGGACGCTTCTGGGGTTCAGCGCATCTCGTTGGAGGTCAGCGCATCTCGTCGACGAGTACGGCGACCGCGAGCCCGGTCAGTCCGACGTCGCGCGCGACGACGTCGCCGAACGCGCCGGTCGTCGCCCACACGATCGCGAGGTAGCCGGTGGTCGCGGCGAGGGAGACGGCGGCGACGAACGCCGCGAACGCGACGTAGCGGTTCGCGAGGAGCGCCGCACCGAACGCTATCTCGAGCGGCCCGTTCGCGAGCATGAACGTCGTCGGCGAGACGACGAGCCACGGCGCGAGCCAGTCGGTGACGTAGACGGTCCACCCCGTCGGGTCGAGGAGCTTGTGGACGCCCGCGGCGACGAGGGTCGCGCCGAGCGCCCAGCGCGCGAGCGTCGTCGAAGGGGGTGCGCGGCCCGCGAGCGCGCCGGCGCGCTCGCGGACGGCGTCTAGCCGGTCCGGCCGCGCCATCACTCCGCGCGCTCGCGCTTCAGGGAGAGGACGGTTCGCTCGAACTCGCAGACGAGGAGTTCCTCGTCGTCGTCGGCGTCGTCCGCTTCGTCGTCGTCACCGCTCTCGAGTCGGTCGTCGTCCGCGTCGACGACGAATGCCTCGACGCGCATCGTCACGAGACCGCGCTCGCCGGAGCTCGTCTCGCGCTTGTCGGTGACCGTCGACTGCACGCGGATGGTGTCCCCGTGGAACACGGGGTTCGGGTGCTCGACGTCGTCGTAGGAGAGGTTTGCGACGATGGTGCCGTCGGTCGTCTCCGGGATGGTGATGCCGACCGCGAGCGACATGGTGTAGAGGCCGTTGACGAGGCGCTGCCCGAACTGGGTGTCGGCGGTGAAGTCCTCGTCGAGGTGCAGCGGCTGCTGGTTCATCGTCATGTCGCAGAACCGCTGGTTGTCGCTCTCGGAGACCGTGCGTCGACGGCGGTGTTCGATCGTCTGACCTTCCTCGAACTCCTCGTAGTACAGACCGGGCATGCGAGAACTGGCGTCCACGACCCGCAAGAACGGTTCGGTCTCCGGCGCTGGCTCGGGCGTCCCGCGGGAGACCCGCTCGAGGTCAGGTCGAGTGGTCGTCGCGTTCGCTCCCCGTCGAGCCGGTGCCCGCGACGGGGTCCGGGCCCACGTCGACGAGTTCTGCGAGCGCCTGCGGTCGGCCGACGACGACGAGCACGTCGCCGTCGGCGAGCGTCACGTCCGTCGTGGCGACGACGCTGTCGTCGTCGCGGCGGACGGTGGTCGCGAAGCAGCTCGGCGGGAGGGACGCCTCCACGTCCCCGACGGTCAGCCCAGTCCACTCGGCGTCCCTGACGGGGACCTCGCGTATCGCGCCGACGGCAGAGGGCACCATGATCCACCCCTCGTCGCGTTCGACGTCCGCCGACGCTCCATCGGGGAGCGACGCGGGGAGCACCTGTGCGCCGGCGTCCTCGAGATGGCGGCGAGCGGTCGGGTCGTTCGCCCTCGCCGCCGCGCTCGCCCCGAAACCGTCGGCGACGATTCGGGCGACCGCCCGGTTGACGGCGTCGTCGTCCGTCGCCGCGACCACGAGGCCCGCGTCGGCGGCACCGATGGACCGGAGGAAGTCCGTGTCCGTACCGTCGCCCGCGTGCACGACGAACCCCTCCTCGCGTCCGCGCTCGATTCGTTCCTCGTCGGGATCGACGAGTTCGACGCGTGTCCCGCCG
Above is a genomic segment from Halorubellus sp. JP-L1 containing:
- a CDS encoding DUF4382 domain-containing protein; its protein translation is MQRRTLLGTATASTLAAISGCLGSLTGDGSTGTLATHVSDDPGDIADFESCVVTVTAIDVMSAAEDAKEPETIEVDDAEVDLTEVKNEKSQLVSEAELDAEDYEWLRVAVSDDVDATLADGGGDAEVKVPSNGLKMNKEFEIRADETTSFTADFTPVKRGQGSSYNIKPVSNEVTVTYESEGTGTGTKATSTTVSSEDGTDTTTG
- a CDS encoding DoxX family membrane protein codes for the protein MARPDRLDAVRERAGALAGRAPPSTTLARWALGATLVAAGVHKLLDPTGWTVYVTDWLAPWLVVSPTTFMLANGPLEIAFGAALLANRYVAFAAFVAAVSLAATTGYLAIVWATTGAFGDVVARDVGLTGLAVAVLVDEMR
- a CDS encoding MaoC family dehydratase, whose translation is MRVVDASSRMPGLYYEEFEEGQTIEHRRRRTVSESDNQRFCDMTMNQQPLHLDEDFTADTQFGQRLVNGLYTMSLAVGITIPETTDGTIVANLSYDDVEHPNPVFHGDTIRVQSTVTDKRETSSGERGLVTMRVEAFVVDADDDRLESGDDDEADDADDDEELLVCEFERTVLSLKRERAE